In one Pseudomonas marginalis genomic region, the following are encoded:
- a CDS encoding ABC transporter ATP-binding protein, which produces MNAPLQGHTASNLHTAAPLLAVDNVSLEYRTPERVVRATHQVSFEIDPADRYVLLGPSGCGKSTLLKSIAGFIKPCEGEIRLLGQKVEQPGPDRIVVFQEFDQLPPWKTVKQNVMFPLLASKTLPRREAEERALHYLDKVGLCAFADAYPHTLSGGMKARVAIARALAMQPKILLMDEPFAALDALTRRKMQEELLLLWEEVRFTLLFVTHSIEEALVVGNRILLLSPHPGRVRAEIHSHQYDLHSLGGVEFQASARRIHRLLFDEAPEAERELGFADIRIAY; this is translated from the coding sequence ATGAACGCGCCCTTGCAAGGCCACACGGCCAGCAACCTGCACACCGCCGCACCATTGCTGGCGGTGGATAACGTCAGCCTGGAATACCGCACCCCCGAGCGCGTGGTGCGCGCCACTCACCAAGTCAGCTTCGAGATCGACCCGGCGGATCGCTACGTGTTGCTCGGCCCATCGGGTTGCGGCAAATCCACACTGCTCAAGTCCATTGCCGGGTTTATCAAGCCCTGCGAAGGCGAGATCCGCCTGCTGGGGCAAAAGGTCGAACAACCAGGCCCGGACCGCATTGTGGTGTTCCAGGAATTTGACCAACTGCCGCCATGGAAAACCGTCAAACAGAACGTGATGTTTCCGCTGCTGGCGTCGAAAACTTTGCCGCGTCGCGAAGCCGAAGAACGGGCGCTGCACTACCTCGACAAAGTCGGCCTCTGCGCCTTTGCCGACGCTTACCCGCACACCCTTTCCGGCGGTATGAAAGCCCGCGTGGCCATCGCCCGCGCCCTGGCCATGCAGCCGAAGATCCTGCTGATGGACGAACCCTTCGCCGCCCTCGACGCCCTGACCCGACGCAAGATGCAGGAAGAATTGCTGCTGCTCTGGGAAGAAGTGCGCTTCACCCTGCTGTTCGTCACCCACTCCATCGAAGAAGCGCTGGTGGTGGGCAATCGCATCCTGCTGCTGTCGCCGCATCCGGGGCGCGTGCGCGCGGAAATCCACAGCCATCAATACGACTTGCACAGCCTCGGTGGCGTGGAGTTCCAGGCGTCGGCGCGGCGGATTCATCGCCTGTTGTTCGATGAAGCGCCCGAGGCCGAACGTGAGTTGGGTTTCGCCGACATCCGCATCGCTTACTAA
- a CDS encoding ABC transporter permease, with product MRQEYEINLEPLLSVPIERELPLRQRLWQQGWLRKGLILIVLAILWEAVARYQNNDLLLPSFLQTFHALYDGLLSGELLGKVSISLVVLIKGYLIGIVLAFALTTLAVSTQLGRDLLSTLTSMFNPLPAIALLPLALLWFGLGQNSLIFVLVHSVLWALALNTYSGFLGVSETLRMAGRNYGLKGMRFVLFILIPAALPSILAGLKIGWAFAWRTLIAAELVFGATSGKGGLGWYIFQNRNELYTDKVFAGLAVVILIGLLVENLVFDTFERLTVKRWGMQR from the coding sequence ATGCGCCAGGAATACGAAATCAACCTTGAGCCGCTGCTCAGTGTCCCCATTGAACGCGAACTGCCCCTGCGCCAACGCCTGTGGCAGCAAGGCTGGCTGCGCAAGGGCCTGATCCTGATCGTGCTCGCGATCCTTTGGGAAGCCGTCGCGCGCTACCAGAACAACGACCTGCTGCTGCCGAGTTTCCTGCAGACCTTTCACGCGCTCTATGACGGCCTGCTCAGTGGCGAACTGCTGGGCAAGGTGAGCATCTCGCTGGTGGTGCTGATCAAGGGCTACCTCATCGGCATCGTGCTGGCGTTTGCCCTGACCACCCTGGCGGTGTCGACGCAACTGGGCCGTGACCTGCTGAGCACCCTGACCTCGATGTTCAACCCACTGCCGGCCATTGCGTTATTGCCGCTGGCGCTGCTGTGGTTCGGCCTGGGCCAGAACAGCCTGATTTTCGTGCTGGTGCATTCGGTGTTGTGGGCGCTGGCGCTCAACACCTATTCCGGGTTTCTCGGTGTGTCCGAAACCCTGCGCATGGCCGGTCGCAACTATGGCCTCAAGGGCATGCGTTTCGTGTTGTTCATCCTGATCCCGGCCGCACTGCCGTCGATCCTCGCCGGGCTGAAAATCGGTTGGGCCTTCGCCTGGCGCACCCTGATCGCCGCCGAGCTGGTATTCGGTGCGACCAGCGGCAAGGGCGGCCTGGGCTGGTACATCTTCCAGAACCGCAACGAGCTGTACACCGACAAGGTATTCGCCGGCCTGGCGGTGGTGATCCTGATCGGCCTGCTGGTGGAAAACCTGGTGTTCGACACCTTCGAGCGCCTCACCGTGAAACGGTGGGGCATGCAGCGCTGA
- a CDS encoding LysR family transcriptional regulator, which produces MQLPDMNLLVALDALLDEGSVVGAARRMNLSPAAMSRTLTRIREAVGDPILVRAGRGLVPTPKALQLQGQVRNVVEQAALLFRSADQVDLSTLRRRFSVRANDFFIGVYGGRLFDTMERMAPLCELCFVPEGDTDDEALREGRLDLRVSNTMPVTPEVKVQNLFSTTFVGLAREDHPLFDDEITAARFASYSHISISRRGIARGPIDTALNAQGLERRVAMIAPGFHGAMFMLPDSDLILPVPKEALLSANRLKLPLRAFALPISLPTLVLAQSWHPRFDKDPAHKWLRETMRESCHATWLEAQPT; this is translated from the coding sequence ATGCAACTACCCGACATGAACCTGTTGGTCGCCCTCGACGCCTTGCTCGACGAGGGCAGCGTGGTGGGCGCCGCGCGGCGGATGAACCTCAGTCCGGCGGCCATGAGCCGTACCCTCACACGTATTCGCGAAGCGGTGGGCGATCCGATCCTGGTGCGCGCCGGTCGCGGCCTGGTGCCGACGCCCAAGGCCTTGCAGTTGCAAGGCCAGGTGCGCAACGTGGTGGAGCAGGCGGCGTTGCTGTTTCGCTCGGCGGATCAGGTTGATTTAAGCACCTTGCGCCGTCGCTTCAGTGTGCGCGCCAATGACTTTTTCATCGGCGTGTATGGCGGTCGGCTGTTCGACACCATGGAGCGCATGGCGCCACTGTGCGAGCTGTGTTTCGTGCCTGAAGGCGACACCGATGATGAAGCCCTGCGCGAAGGGCGGCTGGACCTGCGCGTGAGCAACACCATGCCGGTCACTCCGGAAGTGAAGGTGCAGAACCTGTTTTCCACCACCTTCGTGGGCCTCGCGCGGGAGGACCATCCGTTGTTTGACGACGAGATCACCGCCGCGCGCTTCGCCAGCTATTCCCATATCAGTATCTCGCGGCGTGGCATCGCCCGTGGGCCGATCGACACCGCGTTGAATGCCCAGGGCCTGGAGCGGCGGGTGGCGATGATCGCCCCGGGGTTTCACGGTGCGATGTTCATGTTGCCCGATTCCGACCTGATTCTGCCGGTGCCCAAGGAAGCCCTGTTGAGCGCCAACCGCTTGAAGCTGCCACTGCGCGCGTTTGCGTTGCCGATCTCGCTGCCGACGTTGGTATTGGCCCAATCCTGGCACCCGCGCTTCGACAAAGACCCGGCTCATAAGTGGCTGCGCGAAACGATGCGTGAGAGCTGCCACGCCACCTGGCTGGAAGCTCAACCCACCTAA